ggTTAGGATTGACCCATATAGTCGAATACTCATAAgtcgacacgacacgaacccgatacgcgaacacgaattgccaccTCTActtaaaaccttaaattttcattttcccaAAATTGGAAGGAATAAGagagaatgaaattagatttaatgattttttttactgagtgtgcgtttgggaaccgattaaaaattaaaattattttactatttagtttatttttgctactatttatggaccccactgtactttttggtattattcatggatcccactatattatttcaactaacttttacttttatctacatacttttaacaataagttttcagtttcaacaaaataattggTATCTAAACACActctaaaactcccaaaatattcctatatattcaattttttatcttaaaataataaaatctaatagtaatattgtcatttcattccattccctgtTATCTTTACTCCCAAATAATAACAGATACAGTGGTACAAATAATTACCAGATACACTGCACACCTCAGGAGAAAATCCAGCAATAAATGGAATATACACGTTAGAGGAATCCAATCCAACTtactatttaaatttcaaaacaatttcagACCGTCGGATGAAGAATATGACCGTTGTAGATAGCTCCTCTTTTATCGGCGCAAATTCAAAACAAGATCTGTCTCccaataaaaacagaaaaacacGCTCCCAAGTCAAAAGCTAAAGAAAGCAGTCTCTCTGTCATCATTTcctttcatctctctctctctgtttgtgtTTGCAGTTTGCTTTTTTAAACTCCATTGATCTATGTATTCTGTATCGAAAATGAAGTTCGATCGCAAGCCTCCGCTTGCTAAATCCCCAACCCGGCTTCGGCCTCGCCGTGTTCTTCGCTCGAACTCAACCCCTGTGCCTATGCAAACTCCTCCAGGTGGGTCTGTCTGTACAAACACGCATCAAgatctctgtctctctgtctctctcttatAACTTTGTTATGTATTATTTCTATTCATTGTTACAGGCTCTTTGACAAAATCTGAGAAACCGAGCCGCAGATGGGACATGGAGGAATCGGAACTTCGACCCGAGTACCGTTCCATTTCGTGCGAGTTACGTGCTTTGGCAAGGATGGTCAGCGATGAATTTGGCAAAGGAGATTCGGACAACACTAATGGTGGGGTGTCCAATTCTGTGTGTCCAGACTCAAGCACTTTGTTTGAGAGGGGTCGGTTTTACGAGGAGTATTCTGCTAGAAGGAATGAGAGGCTGAGGAGGAAGAAGAGTGAGGCAAGGGATGAGAGGAAGAGTTTTTACAATCTGGGTGTCAATGTGGAATCTGCCAAAAGGGGTAGCACTTCTAAGAAGATTCAGAGTCTGAGGAGATCGGTTTCCGCGGCTTACTCGGTGGAGAAGAGCGAGATTGTGGCTCCGACTCCGAGGTATATGCTGAGAAGCATGAGCAAGGAGAATAAGAAACCCCCTCTGGCTACGACTTACGGGAAATCTGTGATTGGTTCTGAGAGAAAAGTTGGGGCTCGAAGGGTTCTGAGAGACTGAGAATTTCAGTTTCAGACTTTAAAGGAAACAGAAactgtgtgttttcttttttctttttctttgtgcggttttaaaattttaatatgttttcTCTGTtatgatggattttttttgagcaaatgtTTGGTGGTATAAGGATTTGCATTATCTGTCTTGAATGACTGAGGTTTCAATTGACAAAGAAACCTAGTTATTCAGATGTATATATGGATGCAATCGGATCTTATATTTAGGTCTCCCTGTAGTATCATATTCTCTGCTTGAGCCCCAAACTGTTGGATTTAATGACAATTGCTAACATTATTTGTGGAAATTGTAGTGTATCGAAAAAATGTTTGATCGTGTCTCCATACATGTTTGCTTGGTTTCTTTTACTTCAGAAAAAGGCAGAATTTGATAAGTTATGGTTGTCAAAATTGTCTTTTCAAGGTAATTTTAGGAACAGGCTTGGGTTCCGTTGTGATTTGGAAACCACGATTCTATACATCGAATACAAAAAGTGCTACTGATGTTTTATGTTCTTATGTATCTTAGCTGACACTTATCGTTTGACATAATTAGTTTGGGGAGATAATCTCACTAATTTTATGGACTTGATCAGAACCTTCAGTGGATTAATTGCATTTTAGTGATGTTGATTGACGATTTTGTTAATTACACCTCATATGTGTGCAAATCTATTGACTACCCATTTATCACGAATCCACAAACCCACAGCACTCAGAACATTGATTTTCTCATCTTTAAAGAGTTACTGTTAATGTGGCTTTTACCAAATTCTATCTTCTCCATCATAAGCCCACTCAGAAGTCAGAACCCTCTCTCTTCGAAAAAGCATGgcactttcaagtttcaaccgtCTTAGGAAAATTATGACGCCCTtgaaatttggaaaaatatcaGAGCGGTTTTTAAGGGACCAATAAGGTGTCCGACTTAATTTTGTGACCATAAAGCCCAAATCGCTACCAGAaaaccacaatatttttaagaaagaagaaattagaAACTCTAACATGCGCCAGTAGTATAATAGTTGTTAATTCAAGGCATAGAAATATAGAAGATTACAGGCTTGTCCACAAAGTGAAATAAAGTTGATTTCTGAGTTGTCATTCGTCATTTTATGTTGTGACCAACAGATATTCTAACATATACAACTAAAGTATATGGAAACttggaaaaacacaaaactaatcAACTGAATAATGTAGCATTTTGAAGTTCAGTGCAACACAGTTTACGATACATGATCAAATGAGTACACAATCCAGCCCTTATATTTGATACAAAACAATTATCTAAAATGAAAGAATGTTCAAGCAAGAATCCTCTATTAGACTTCAAATGCAGCATTACATGAGATACTACCTCTACCTGGATTCCTAATGATACAAATCTATCTAATGCAAAAATACAAAGGAATTCACAAGGATCGTTAGGTATAGCAGTTGTTGGCTAATTTCATGACAAATTTGTTTGTATATAGGGCCATAAACTTTCACTGTATACTTGTATTTATGTGGGTACATGTGTATTGAGCTTGGGGAGTCATGTGCAAAAAGTTCAGAAGTTGGAGTTGATTAGTGATGATTTTTGCTCCTACGAACTTCAAGGTGAGAAGCGAACTAAGAGAtgaagttcaaatttgaaatttagttcAGGTAGTGAGTTCGCCCCTCTTGTACGACACTTCGGAGGAGAGAAGTTCACTTAACTCGAGagaatttagttacaaaattctCTACTATACGTCTATACCTATCTTTTGCCTTAATATATATGATCCCTGTTGATGGCCATTTTGGAAGCCCAAGTGGAAGGGAGAAGCCCAGCAACATAGATAGAAAGGAGTTGGCAAACGAATAGAAAACTCATTAAGTCCAAGtagcaggaataatggatcacaggcccataagataaacaaatgggtcttgaagaggcaaatgggcttaaaggagcccggaaagagagaaaaagcaaaccatgggcagtatatgatgtggaaaagtgagaatgggccgcggcaggcccaaagtaatgaaagcaaagaaagtaaggggttgatggcaaACCCATGAACCCTAAGGATGAGAAATAATgtaattgggccagggaagctCAAAGAatttagtaaaagcccatggtaATGCAAAGTTAGGAAAAGGGtcaaggaagcccaaggaaagcaaacgGACCCGGGACgcccaagggaaaacaaatgggacacaGGAGCTCGCTAGTAATGTAGCACAAGAACCAATGGTCTTGTTGGGCCATTAGGGGAAGAATAAACGACAGGCCCAAAGGGACCCAGCcagattgaaacaaaacaatttcGCAATAGGAATGATAGAGTGGTATGGTAGGAGATAGTAGCAGGAAGAATGGTGGGCTGAGAAAAAAGCAAAGCCCATCATCAAGCAAGGCCCAGCCCCGAATAGGGCAAGCCATAAAGGAAAGGAAAACTAGAAAATGGTCAAGAACGGACGGCAGACTGTGCAGACCAACCATGGTAAGCGCATGAGCAGCAGAcagattttggacatacatggaaGAGAGGCACGCGTAAGGCCCAGACCTCACCagcttgtacccagccaatacaagacACGGTGAGGTCATGAGTCAGAGGTAaaagggcatggtttggtggtggggagaggggaaaacttattttgaggttcctgctagggctcttttgggggaaatgtcctgctaggatgacataccacccaaacgGGCATAGCTGAGTTGGAACTACTAgatgcatgccatgagggagagggagagagaaggcaCCCACACTGTAGCAAGAAAGGGTGCTACAACAGACAAACAGACAAAAtagctttattttgtttagcAATGGGGAGTGGCACACAATCGGACCAGTGATGGTCGGCAGGTACACCCAGACCTGACAAAGGTGGTTAAAGGCTAGAATAGTAAAATctggtcacggcaggcactataaagagGCCGTTGCCATGTACAGGAAGGAGGACACAACAACAACAGTAAGCACTACGGTGTTGAAGACTTGAAAACCAGGAAATAAAAACAAggattaagaaaagaaaaaagataagaaaaaggggaatattagaaaagaaggagagagaaaaaaaagatagagagtgaGAATGGcaagcatgcaccaataggttgattccctctcttcctctcaaaATCTTGCTCTTTGCCAGAAACGAAATGTGTTCTTGTGTGCCAACCATTTAGGTCCActtccctcaaagtgattaatttccacgGTAGGATCTCCCTAAgagattattcactttgagaagAGGTGTTTTTCCCTCTTTGGTTTTGGTCTTACGAATCAGACCTGATCTAATTTATTTACTCTCTTAATCAACTCACATACTACCCACTTGTTCccctttactttttttataaaataattgttgttaaaactgtgattatctttttctttaagtaAGGTTTATCTGTTCACCTTAATAAAGATCTCAAagtctttgattttattattattatcatatctgACTACTGCAACCCATTTGAAACAGTTCCGCCCGCCGTAAGCGTGCTCCTAACAgacgaggcatagtttgtgcacaagctggACCAAGTTGAATTgcagttggaccggtctcaactccTTTACTCAGAACACTCGGGCCCaataccgcaggaggcagccgaGCCCACTTTAACtacaaaaaggcccactacaaTCCCATTTCCCATGAATTTCAACACCCAATTCTCATCTAAAGagaagaaaacccaaaaactctTAAGCCTAAATCCTCATCAACCCCTCTACCTTCTCCCTCTCTAATTGGTAAATTTTCATGAGAGGTGATAAGACCATCACACTCATCAGAGTTTTGTATGTTGATTGGAGCTTGGAACTATTGGGGCAGGTCAGAATTATTAAGGAGACTTGGAGATCAATTGCGGATCCAGTGACTAGAGAAGAGAAATGACTCAGTGAGTCTATTATGAGCAAGAGCTTGGAGGGGCTTAATTGCAAATCGAGTATGTTTTTACTTCATTGCTTGGGGGGGTTTGTATATATGATGTACTGCAACTATTTTCTCTAGTGGATCTTTTTGGTGGTGAGACACCATGCCGAGGTTTCTCCACCTAGTACTCAGGTTTTCCTCTTCATAAACATTTTGGTGTGTTATGGGTTTCTGAGGTTGTACTTTGTTATTTGTTTATCCATGCATGCTAATATCAATTGGTTGATCACTTAAACAATTGTAATTTAAATTGTTCAATTAGCTTAAGACCAACATTAGCCATAAAAAATTGGGGTTTAAATAACTTGAGTATGTGCTATCAAATCTTTCAAGGTTCAACTGATCATAGCCTAGTAGAAATAGTATCTTTTATGGTGCTCCATGTCTATGGTTCAAACCCTATCCTCCCAATTCCCACTACCTAGTGTTAAATATGCTAAAATACATATAGAAGCGGAAGTATAAAATAGAGTAACACAAAAATATAAGAGTTATGTCATTCAGTCTAAATAGTATATAAGTGTACTACAAATCTTGTGTTATATTGAGTCcaatatgggtatatataataGGATAACCCTAAACTAACCATGCACTAACTATGGTTAATAGACTTGTTGTACAAGTATAAGACTTGGCTTACACACAAAATAGCATTAAACATGAGCTTATATTATTGgactaatatatctctaacacatagtatataattaaataaacaaaaacacaagGTAATTCACAAGGTCTATTATACTTCATTAATATAACCCAAGCCAACAAATGTCGAACACCTTTTTGTAAAATGATGATGCTGGCCGGGGACCAATTTAAAATTGTTAATATATTATGGTCCAAACCAATTGTACAGTTTATACATTAGAGAGTATTTGACTAACCTAATGTTAATATGCTTGTTCTACAAATACATGAGTCTACAACTAGTTTGGGCCAATTCGGCCATAATATATCTAACACCCCTTCTTAAACTAAAGGTGAAAACTTGAGTTTGGAATGTCTTGAATGTATAGCTTGGTGTGGCACCTATGCTACTCGACTAACATGACAAAATCTTGTGTTATTGACATGACACTAATGATGAAGTTGACATCTAGTTGGCATGACATAACAACTGTTGAGACAAATAGGATCCTGTGGAATACCTTGCTTAGGATTACGCCACTGACAAGACAAGCTATGTTACTGGGGCTAATGTGGCAGCATCTAGTAATACCATATAGcttctttttgggtttgttaaTGGTGGCAGAAGTAGGTGGTGGCTGTAAGGAGGTTGTTAGTTTTGTGTGATTGTAGTTTTGATATGAGTTTGAGACTAGGTTGATGGCCATAGTGGACTTGATGATGGTGGGGCCGTTGTTTGTAGAGCAAATCCTTAGGTTAGTCTATGGTTAGTTTATGGTTAATCAAGTAATCTCTAGTATATAAAATCTACATTGGGTTCACTGTAACATAAATGTTTAATATTAATATGTAGTCATCAAGAGCTTTCTTATTGTGGACGTAAGCCGTTAGGCTGAATTACATAAA
This DNA window, taken from Quercus robur chromosome 2, dhQueRobu3.1, whole genome shotgun sequence, encodes the following:
- the LOC126712551 gene encoding uncharacterized protein LOC126712551, whose amino-acid sequence is MYSVSKMKFDRKPPLAKSPTRLRPRRVLRSNSTPVPMQTPPGSLTKSEKPSRRWDMEESELRPEYRSISCELRALARMVSDEFGKGDSDNTNGGVSNSVCPDSSTLFERGRFYEEYSARRNERLRRKKSEARDERKSFYNLGVNVESAKRGSTSKKIQSLRRSVSAAYSVEKSEIVAPTPRYMLRSMSKENKKPPLATTYGKSVIGSERKVGARRVLRD